The DNA segment AAATACGCCTTTTGCACAGAAAACTGCTTTTTGTTGCACAAGGCACCAGACGACCATGAAAATGTGTCTTTTGCAAGAGAAAACATTTCATCAGTCAAAAGCTCTTTTTGAGCTTTCAGAACTTTCAGAAtcatgagttttgcactgaaaattGCTTTTTGTGACACAAGGCATCAGAGGATTGTGGTATTGGAAGGAGTGGACTGTTgactaaaaaaaattaatccCACTGTATTGTTGTAAATGGCCATATGTACTAGAACCTCAGGATTTAATCCATGCTGGTAAACTGCTAGTAACACCACCTCATTCAACTCATGAACTTGGGAGGCTGGTAAAAGGATCTTGTGCAGGAAGCAAGGACTAGAGGTCCTTGCCTCCTGCACTCTTTCAGAGCTGGGGTGGACCCCTGTGGTTCTCCCTCTTACTTCCAACATTTGGTGGACGTAAAAACCCTAGCTCAATCTGGGGCTAACTGCTTCACACATTATTACTGAGGACCTGGGAGGACAAAAAAAACCCAATGTGCTTCCTTTGGCACAGATAACGCATCTCCACATAGAGGTGTGTTTTTGCATAAAGCATAATGTTTTACGGAGATTTAGTTATTCTGCATGTTGGTGTATTGGGATTGGATTTATGATTCTGGATTTAGCCAATTAAAGTCTGCAATGCCTCAACCCATGCACCCCACCTTCATGCAGTTTGTGACAAATATGGCTCTTATAGTCTGTCAAAAATTACTAGAAAGAGTCAGATGCAGGGTCCAGACAATATTTATTACTGGGTAACCAAACAGCCCGAAGAAGCAGAGAATCACAAACAGTACCCACAGCAGTGCAAACAGAGCTCAGTTCAATAGATGACCAATATGtaaaggctcgagcgctcggccgggaTGATAGAGTCAAAAGGGGATAGGTTAGGGGCTACCCTTGGTCCTTGAGGAACGAAAAAATCTCCGAGGTGACAAAACGGAGAATAATCCACAGTTCTTAGGACTCTCAGGCAGTCAGTGTGAGCACCACCGCAAAGGCACTTGAGATCAGCGTACGATAGGACTGTCTGTGGCGTGGGAAAATAGCAAGACCCCACCAAAAGGAAGTCCCAAACTCTATAGCCACTCGAGGTAAGATTCCAAAAGACAAAGCACCCTTGAAAAGGTGTAATCCACTTTGTAGAAAGACCCGTAACACGGTGAGGCTCCGCAGGGCAAAAAGTACCTCCACAACATAGTCTTATAGAATCTACTTAAAATTAGTCAATGAATAACTTATTTCCTCACTAGTGCTGAAGTCTGAGAGTGGTGGTCAAGTACACGTATAATTACATTCATCACACCCAGGAGGTGTTCTCCATAAGTGCTTTTCTCAATGCTTTTAACAACAAGTGTACAACATCATTTCAGACAGTTTAGAAGGTTTAGGGTTGCTTTTAAACCAGGGTTTAAAAAGTTCTGTGTATGGCATTTTAATGTACTGAGATCATTTATTGTAGGCCTAATGTGTGTACAGTAGATGTACTTTGATTAATTTTCAGGGCAGAGATTTAACAAACAATGTTGCATCAACAAGGGTCTGTTAATATGCAAGATTTCTTAAACTGCacatcattaaaaaacattttctggtCAGTAGCTGTTTATTTTCCAATAAAATTGGAAACAACTACTCAGATACagtattttatgttgtttttaattacaTCTTGtaaccaaaaatataaatttaataatTTCAAAGTTATGATTGTATACATTTACAACAAATGTATTATacaataatgtaatgtaatacattttatttatctaaTTTTGAACAAGTGTAAAGTGTTCTTTTGTATCATATAGTAAGGACTACTGTATACTCCTGTGGTCAATTGAGGCTAGTATTCAAGAAAATATTCTCTCTGAGACATGCAAAAATCAGGCTGTAGGCTCTCGATCGTACAGTCAGATGTGTCCATGGTGCAGAGGGTGCAATCGCAGCTGAGAGCCACCGGATAGGTGATAAGGGGGTCCACTCCTGGAGGGCAATCTGGCAATCGGACAGTCTCATAGCGTACATCCCGGTAAGTGCACACATGCTGGTAGACAGTGGAAAATGGGCTTTTGTATACAGGCTCCTTAAAAAAAAGATCAAGTACAGTTCTTATATGCTATTACATATATTAAGCCTGGTAACAAATAATGTAACTCTCTGTGTGTGAAGTCCAAGCGAAAGTCATAAAACTAATTTATGAGATTAGGGGCGTCAAAGCAGtcacataaaaaacataaacaatagGTAATGTATTTCTGTAAATAACAGATTACATGTCTGATTCTGAGATACagtaatacaattttcatttataataactgacattacttttattttgtttactgacactacattttattattttgcaaaaataaatcagAAGCTGGCTtcctaaaaaatgattttaatatttgacatggccttactcatgcaatcaatattaaatatgttaaaatatattttcacacaATGTTCTTTACAGATTATTAGAATTATGTcatgtaaaaaacagtaaatacTTTAGCTAaattttcacagacagggtctcAAATGTAAGGAAAGACATTTAAAGTAAGTACCTTTGTTAAGCAGTGGCCACTGCAGATGGTGGTGCGAAATACCAAGCATTTTGGACAGCCCTCCTTTTCCACAGCCACAGTCTCATTAACCGGTTCACAAGGTGGAAGAAAAGAGCTTTGAGCGGGAACTAGTATGGCAACTAAACAGAATATAAGGATGGTGATGTATTTTCGAACAACTAACATCCTATAGGAGAGAGGAAAACAATTTATTCACCTTTTGATACCAAAAAGATGGCAAAAATAAGAACATATTAATATATCAAGCCACAatctgataaataaaaaatatctaaatTGTTCACAAGATTTACTTGTTAGGTATCTTTAGTGCTCAGCAGGCTGTTGTAAATTGCTCTAAGCATTGAATCACAGAACATGTGGGTAGATTTATATAGAGCATGGAAACTAAgcaattaaactaaatactgacCTTAAATGAATCGCGTTGATCTCCCACTGATTATGTTTCTCCATGCTTGTGTAACACAGCTGTCTAATTTTGCCAGGTCAGAATAACACAGATTATAGacacttattgtttatttagtgtcacatgaacagtttaataCCTTTtatcacatctaaaacatcCTTTGCTTTCATCCGCTTGTCTTACATAGATGCCATCTAAATTTGATACAAGGACAGGGTCAGAACATGATCAAGGTCTCAGTGCTTGCTCTCGCATTTCACtgttaacatttttttcttctatttGTATTCATCTACAgtaattatttaaacattaattgCTATTCATAATTACATAATGTGTGGATTTTTGTGCAAAGAGGACTGTAAAATACACATTGCTAATGATTTTCCCCCATTTAAATTAATTACCATAGAAAAATAGGCACAATCACACATTTTGGTTCTTGGATAATTCAAGTTAGAATATTAAGTTAACAGCTAGAGTCTGCTATTCTCAAACGAAAAATGACAGAAGTGCAGATATTACAACACAATTGTAAAACATCTATTTGGACACAAATAATtccatatatacatacagtatataaatattgtatatgtatatgtgctTTGGATGTTGTTTGTACATCGGTCTAGATTCAACATCTAGTAATCCAACCATCCTTGTATTACAGATCAATACTTATAGATAGACATGTTAGAAAAATGGTGCACAGTTGTGACAAAATTCATTGTCCATTGTAAATCATTGTAAACCCTGCTGTGTAAAAATGTCttgcaaaaaaatgtttcaaaatggtACTTTGCTTCAGGCAACAAGATTTAAGATTAAGGCAATATATGGTTGCATTTGGTGACTTTACTTACTAAAAGCGTTGTTTACACAATTAAGACTGCTCACTAGTACGGCTGCataccaccaccaccaccacaaaATTGAATTGTGCATGATCTTGTTTTATGCAAAACTATTTACcataaaatgtattgctttagGTTCAAGGACAGGACACAACACAAATTAtcataattaactttaaaacCTACCTGTGTTTTTAaggcattttttttaattaaaattaaagtgACAAGTAGATATGATTACTATCAGTGGGACcagttttgtaaaataatttagtgTTTATAGTGAATACAAGAGTACGGGCCTTTACGCAGCTAACAATTTTCTCTAAtctaattataataaatacaatttacacAATATCCCACACACTATGGAGGATTAAATCAATACATTAGATTCTAATTAGcctaataattattttttattactgaaGTAATTTTCCATGTATACAGCACAGTATATCTAATAAAACCAAACTGTAGTGCAtcagacaaaaatacaaaatcaccATTTAAAGctgatatttattgacagaaattatCTTCAGAGCAGGCTAACAAtatattcttgttttaccaCTGAAGTAGCAGCTCCGTTATTAGCCTAACTTTATGTATCTAAAAACGATCAAACACTCAGAGCCGTCCttatggtctgttgatttagatgcgTCAAATCAATCgcaaatcacgaaaatataggTTTACCCTCAAATCTGTACattattaatacaaataaaataaacaaaccgctaaactaatgtgtttgtAACAGTTAACAGACGATAGACGATGCCACAGGGGTAAAGTTTAATAATCAAAAAGGTGAACTCAGGAACAAAAATAGGGAAATCCAAAAACAGGGAAACATCCAAGGGAAAAACAGTACAATCCACaggaacaaaatacaataatcCTCCAGGTAATAAACTTCCACGGAACAAGGGGTACGGAACTAGAGGCATAGCCAAAGGGAAGGTGGCAGAGGGTAGTCCATAGGGCTGGGATGGTGAAGATGGAGGGAGGATCCAGGGGTGAGTCCAGTGCAGGAGGAGTAGGGTGATTACCCAGAGACCAGCCAGGAGGAGGAGGTCCCAGGGAGGAGTCGAAAGAGGGAGGAGCCATGGCGGAGCGTAGACAGATGTAACCCTGGGGACGAGCGATGGAGACGACGAGGGAGGAGTCCAGGGTGGAGCCACGCAGACCTAGAGCCCGGG comes from the Triplophysa rosa linkage group LG9, Trosa_1v2, whole genome shotgun sequence genome and includes:
- the lhb gene encoding lutropin subunit beta, with protein sequence MLVVRKYITILIFCLVAILVPAQSSFLPPCEPVNETVAVEKEGCPKCLVFRTTICSGHCLTKEPVYKSPFSTVYQHVCTYRDVRYETVRLPDCPPGVDPLITYPVALSCDCTLCTMDTSDCTIESLQPDFCMSQREYFLEY